Proteins encoded in a region of the Bacteroidota bacterium genome:
- a CDS encoding alkaline phosphatase D family protein, whose amino-acid sequence MLGHLGAHEIGVWARTFKPGTFWVRYGLSPDKMDYLSDGATTTIEHDNTGWVLIKNLKADTKYYYALTVKGGTATMLNRTGSFRTLPDTEEMKDPKVNPEGLFNFSFEYACGNSQGSNGFGPSLPTFRTMLDKISNKINFAILNGDWLYEAEREYPAESWLKQVGLTKEQTPRVVDLAPKIVGVWENYKSYLDRGYNLAEWHRVVPSFYTIDDHEIFDNTYGAGQIGRVDHKAVYRDIGVQAWHDYLAWSNPTEFTQGITFGRAKLKAGSDILIDTETDFTKLDLSQAATLQVFWGGPYDGIRNIPKGTQPGNPNSGVYQIIEVIDAHKIRVYPSAKKNGNPVYSIGRRSYGKMRVSNSDIFLLDVRSHQDMHDTSDPYKKGISIMGKEQKAWLKSEMLKSDAEFFFVVSSVNFSIPHEGGTGGSTADQIATGQIGRDDAWTSYVEERTEMIDFWESLGKPVFVLTGDLHNSFAVKMTNNVWEFASGPHNSRNHALGAEGNRPVNGIYNSRGSEVDIRWSTAILNDVPGALRYIPNYCVVQVNNVFNNPVEEGKDRWIPFPRPHVIFQYYNGLTGDLMYAETIQAITK is encoded by the coding sequence ATGCTAGGACATCTTGGTGCTCATGAGATTGGTGTTTGGGCACGCACGTTTAAACCTGGAACTTTTTGGGTTCGGTACGGGCTTTCACCAGATAAGATGGACTATTTATCGGATGGGGCAACCACAACTATTGAGCACGACAATACCGGTTGGGTTCTGATTAAAAATTTGAAGGCAGATACTAAGTATTACTATGCATTAACAGTAAAAGGCGGAACTGCCACTATGCTTAATCGTACCGGATCGTTCCGAACCCTGCCCGACACAGAAGAAATGAAAGATCCTAAGGTAAATCCGGAAGGATTGTTCAATTTCAGTTTTGAATACGCCTGCGGAAACAGTCAGGGCAGCAATGGATTTGGCCCTAGTCTTCCAACCTTCCGGACCATGTTAGACAAGATAAGCAACAAGATTAATTTTGCCATTCTCAATGGTGATTGGTTGTACGAGGCTGAACGAGAATATCCTGCAGAAAGTTGGTTAAAACAAGTTGGACTTACAAAGGAACAAACTCCAAGGGTTGTTGATCTTGCTCCAAAAATAGTCGGTGTATGGGAAAATTACAAATCATATCTCGACAGAGGTTATAATCTTGCAGAGTGGCACCGTGTCGTTCCTTCATTTTATACGATTGATGACCATGAAATTTTTGACAATACTTATGGAGCCGGACAAATAGGACGTGTAGACCACAAGGCAGTGTACCGTGATATAGGGGTTCAGGCATGGCATGATTATCTGGCATGGAGTAATCCAACTGAATTCACTCAAGGTATTACCTTCGGCAGGGCAAAACTCAAAGCCGGTAGTGATATTTTAATTGATACAGAAACAGACTTCACAAAACTCGATCTCAGTCAGGCCGCTACCCTCCAGGTATTTTGGGGTGGACCCTATGATGGAATCCGAAACATTCCCAAAGGAACCCAACCCGGAAACCCCAATAGTGGGGTTTATCAGATCATTGAAGTAATAGATGCACATAAAATCCGTGTTTATCCATCTGCAAAAAAGAATGGCAATCCTGTGTATTCTATCGGACGAAGATCTTATGGTAAAATGAGGGTAAGTAATTCTGATATCTTTTTACTTGATGTCCGCTCTCACCAGGACATGCATGATACGAGTGACCCCTATAAAAAAGGAATCTCAATAATGGGCAAAGAACAAAAAGCCTGGTTAAAGTCAGAAATGCTGAAAAGCGATGCTGAGTTTTTCTTTGTCGTTTCATCGGTTAATTTTAGTATTCCTCACGAGGGAGGAACTGGCGGAAGCACAGCAGATCAGATAGCTACAGGGCAAATTGGCAGGGATGATGCATGGACCAGTTATGTAGAAGAGCGAACAGAAATGATCGATTTTTGGGAATCACTGGGTAAACCTGTATTTGTCCTTACCGGTGATTTACACAACAGTTTTGCAGTAAAGATGACTAATAATGTTTGGGAATTTGCTTCAGGACCGCACAACTCACGCAATCATGCTCTTGGGGCAGAAGGTAATCGTCCTGTGAATGGAATATATAATTCAAGGGGAAGTGAAGTTGATATTCGTTGGTCAACAGCTATTCTAAATGATGTACCTGGTGCGTTAAGGTATATTCCTAATTATTGTGTGGTTCAGGTTAATAACGTTTTTAATAATCCTGTAGAGGAAGGCAAGGACAGATGGATACCATTTCCAAGGCCTCACGTTATTTTCCAGTATTACAACGGCTTAACCGGTGATTTAATGTATGCTGAAACCATTCAGGCAATAACCAAATAG
- a CDS encoding TonB-dependent receptor, with protein MKRKLTIFLIFFLGMQIAYAQGKVVTGTVTSAEDGTTIPGVTIMVTGTTTGVTTDVNGKYQITLPNNNAVLKFSFIGFKSQSITVGQASTINVTLELDLVGLEEVVVIGYGTSTKEALTGAVQVVGSEKLSMLPAATLENALQGGVTGLMMNNADGQPGAGAEIRIRGIGSINASSEPLYVIDGIPVQSGSPSPTDFSNEGKSSNIMSTMNPNDIESISVLKDASATAIYGSRGANGVILITTKGGKAGKTKINFSASTGFSDNAYNNLQEPLNAAQYKELFIEGYTNRGESAATATARFDDWFPEAATTNTNWIDEIYRTGKTKQYNVDVSGGANGITYFASIGYYDQEGVVVGTDFERFSSRLNIVAKLTDKLTITNNINLGRTMAHGVDDKTSWTNPMHVGYFTPPQIPVYDEYGRFYGDHLVLGMNGSNPLGVLLEDERWQKQTRITDNLTASYKIREDLVFKSAWSFDMVGVNEFQYQNPRYGDARLVGGSGDEGTQNTLNWIGTQTLNYNKLFGQDHSFDALLGYEAQKYESRSIRARAEGYPNATLRTLANAANPMVATSSGTSYAFASMFSRFSYNYAGKYYATASFRRDGSSRFGQNSRWGNFWSLGTSWRVTQEDFMKDIKWINNLKLRVSYGITGNASIGNFDAVALYGFGNDYDGIAGSAPSNIGNPYLTWEGQSTLDIGIDLFVFDRVSATVNYFHRKNNDLLLDRPLSETTGFNGNLQNVGDMLNRGFEIEANAQIVKSADFNWDLGFNITLMKNEVTRLDEPIIDGAQNHTEGRDYYEFYMWHWAGVNPANGQAQWYKDETMTTITEKVKDAVPFFTGKSALPSAYGGVNTNLSYKGFSLSAQIVFVWDKWVYNNQSKGIESDGARAPRSTNLYAFENRWTTPGQEALVPKFVWGNSSKSNQTNSTRYLYDATYIRLRDLTLAYTFNKSITEKLDISSLRVFVQANNYFTWVRSKHYQYDPESDTNGIVNGTVPKTKSITLGVNVGF; from the coding sequence ATGAAACGAAAATTAACAATTTTTTTAATCTTTTTTCTCGGGATGCAAATAGCATATGCTCAAGGAAAAGTTGTAACCGGTACGGTTACAAGTGCTGAGGATGGAACAACCATCCCAGGAGTAACGATAATGGTTACTGGTACAACAACAGGTGTGACAACTGACGTGAATGGTAAATACCAAATAACTTTACCAAATAATAATGCAGTACTCAAATTTTCATTTATTGGCTTCAAAAGTCAATCAATAACTGTTGGTCAGGCTTCAACCATAAATGTAACTTTAGAGCTCGACCTTGTGGGCCTCGAAGAGGTTGTGGTTATTGGTTACGGTACTTCCACAAAAGAAGCACTTACTGGTGCTGTTCAAGTGGTTGGAAGTGAAAAGTTATCAATGCTTCCTGCAGCCACACTTGAAAATGCCCTGCAAGGAGGAGTTACAGGTCTTATGATGAACAATGCTGATGGACAGCCTGGTGCAGGAGCCGAAATCCGTATCAGAGGTATTGGGTCCATCAATGCATCCAGTGAGCCATTATATGTTATCGATGGGATTCCAGTACAATCTGGCTCTCCTTCACCAACTGATTTTTCTAATGAGGGGAAAAGCTCTAATATTATGTCAACCATGAACCCGAACGATATCGAAAGTATTTCTGTATTGAAAGATGCATCGGCAACAGCCATTTATGGTTCACGTGGTGCCAATGGTGTAATTCTTATTACAACTAAAGGCGGTAAAGCAGGTAAAACTAAAATTAATTTCAGTGCTTCAACCGGTTTCTCCGATAATGCGTACAATAATTTGCAGGAGCCTCTTAATGCAGCCCAATACAAAGAATTATTCATTGAAGGATATACAAACAGGGGCGAATCGGCTGCTACAGCTACTGCACGTTTCGACGATTGGTTTCCTGAGGCAGCTACTACAAATACAAACTGGATTGACGAAATTTATCGAACCGGTAAAACAAAACAATATAACGTTGATGTAAGTGGCGGAGCTAATGGAATAACCTATTTTGCTTCTATCGGATATTATGACCAGGAAGGTGTTGTGGTCGGAACTGATTTTGAACGATTTTCATCGCGATTAAATATTGTTGCTAAATTGACCGATAAATTGACCATTACTAATAATATTAATCTTGGACGAACAATGGCTCATGGAGTCGATGATAAAACATCATGGACTAATCCAATGCACGTAGGATATTTTACTCCCCCACAAATTCCGGTTTATGATGAATATGGAAGATTCTATGGTGATCATTTAGTTTTAGGAATGAACGGCAGCAACCCTTTAGGTGTTTTATTGGAAGATGAGCGATGGCAAAAACAAACGCGTATCACGGACAACCTCACGGCAAGTTATAAAATCCGTGAAGATTTAGTTTTTAAATCCGCCTGGAGTTTTGACATGGTTGGAGTTAACGAATTCCAATATCAGAATCCGAGATATGGGGATGCCCGACTTGTGGGTGGTAGTGGAGATGAGGGAACTCAGAATACCCTTAACTGGATTGGAACCCAAACCTTGAATTACAATAAACTTTTTGGACAAGATCACAGCTTCGATGCGTTGTTAGGTTATGAAGCACAAAAATATGAAAGTAGATCGATCAGGGCCAGAGCTGAAGGTTATCCAAATGCAACGCTCAGAACACTAGCCAATGCTGCAAATCCAATGGTGGCAACTAGTTCAGGAACATCTTATGCTTTTGCTTCTATGTTCTCCAGATTTTCTTATAATTATGCCGGAAAATATTATGCAACTGCAAGTTTCCGTCGTGATGGTTCTTCACGTTTTGGTCAGAACTCTCGCTGGGGTAACTTCTGGTCTCTTGGAACATCCTGGCGAGTTACCCAAGAGGATTTTATGAAAGATATCAAATGGATAAATAATTTGAAATTGAGAGTATCTTATGGTATAACCGGTAATGCAAGCATTGGTAATTTCGATGCAGTTGCTTTATATGGTTTTGGTAACGACTATGATGGCATTGCAGGTTCAGCACCTTCTAACATCGGCAATCCTTATCTTACCTGGGAAGGCCAAAGTACTTTGGATATTGGTATAGACTTATTTGTATTTGATCGGGTTAGTGCAACCGTTAATTATTTCCACAGAAAAAACAATGATCTGTTATTAGATCGACCATTATCTGAAACTACTGGTTTTAATGGTAATCTGCAAAATGTTGGAGATATGTTGAACAGAGGTTTTGAGATCGAGGCTAATGCCCAAATCGTTAAATCAGCTGATTTTAACTGGGATTTAGGGTTTAATATTACTTTAATGAAAAATGAGGTAACCAGACTTGATGAACCAATTATTGATGGTGCTCAAAATCATACAGAAGGACGTGATTACTATGAATTTTATATGTGGCACTGGGCCGGTGTAAATCCTGCAAACGGTCAAGCTCAGTGGTATAAAGATGAAACCATGACCACAATTACAGAAAAGGTAAAAGATGCTGTACCATTCTTTACCGGTAAATCAGCATTGCCAAGTGCTTATGGAGGGGTTAATACCAATTTAAGTTATAAAGGTTTCAGTTTAAGTGCACAGATTGTATTTGTTTGGGATAAATGGGTATATAATAACCAATCCAAAGGTATTGAAAGTGATGGAGCCCGTGCTCCCAGAAGCACAAATTTGTACGCATTTGAAAACCGATGGACTACACCCGGGCAGGAAGCCCTTGTTCCGAAATTTGTATGGGGAAACTCATCCAAGAGTAATCAAACAAACAGTACCCGTTACTTATATGATGCAACATATATTCGCTTAAGAGATCTTACTTTAGCATATACCTTTAATAAATCAATTACTGAAAAGCTTGATATTTCTTCATTAAGGGTATTCGTACAAGCAAATAACTATTTTACCTGGGTCAGATCAAAACATTATCAATATGATCCTGAATCAGATACTAATGGTATTGTTAATGGTACTGTGCCAAAAACCAAATCCATTACTTTGGGTGTAAATGTGGGATTTTAA
- a CDS encoding alpha/beta hydrolase translates to MNAQKKTFHTSKAPAPKAGSMFIFPERIILKDGGFYNAERATMFVPLNRSVKNSDVISLDVYRFKASGKANPNTPPIFYLHGGPSFEGLEDQLKEIGNFEKNWQFMLDVADVVIVSQRGIGPSKPTTTIETTQETFPPDVAYNNEQAIESLQKLLAKERKEWEDLGLDLKGFTVLEAAEDVNDVRKAFGYDKITIWGGSFGSHWGMSLMRLHPEIIERAILRGMEGPDHTYDHPGHTWNVYKRMAEEAENSPELQGLIPEGGLIAAVETIVKRLENKPITVEVKDPKTGNVQNVLFDAHSARQLSRGYSNSLESWPADIITLYNGDFTKAAENVIKKYKNSERTFKTASYYVLDCGSGITAERLEEHLADPATQILETGWGYINGCPCWDSDLGDDFRKNFETDIPTVIVQGTWDRSTPYENALELVPYFKDSKFIPFKRGPHGAIKVALQVSEDFKKGILRFVESGDRSELPDKVELPTLKWTVPQIK, encoded by the coding sequence ATGAATGCCCAAAAGAAAACTTTTCATACTTCAAAAGCACCTGCACCGAAAGCCGGAAGTATGTTTATATTCCCTGAGCGGATAATCCTTAAAGATGGGGGATTTTATAATGCAGAACGGGCAACAATGTTTGTTCCATTAAATCGATCAGTAAAAAACAGCGATGTTATATCTTTGGATGTTTATCGCTTTAAAGCATCGGGAAAGGCAAATCCAAATACACCTCCCATTTTTTATCTTCATGGAGGGCCTAGCTTTGAGGGCTTGGAAGATCAGTTAAAAGAGATTGGAAATTTTGAGAAAAATTGGCAATTCATGCTGGATGTTGCTGACGTTGTAATTGTTAGTCAACGAGGAATTGGCCCTTCAAAACCTACTACAACAATTGAAACCACTCAGGAAACTTTTCCGCCAGATGTTGCCTATAACAACGAGCAGGCAATTGAAAGTCTGCAAAAATTATTGGCAAAGGAAAGAAAGGAATGGGAAGATTTAGGGCTCGACCTTAAAGGTTTCACAGTGCTTGAAGCTGCTGAAGATGTAAATGATGTGCGAAAAGCTTTTGGATATGACAAGATTACCATATGGGGCGGAAGTTTCGGATCACATTGGGGAATGTCATTGATGCGTTTACATCCTGAAATTATTGAACGTGCCATTCTTAGAGGTATGGAAGGGCCTGATCACACTTATGATCACCCAGGACACACATGGAATGTCTATAAAAGAATGGCAGAAGAAGCAGAGAATTCACCAGAACTGCAAGGACTCATTCCTGAAGGCGGGCTTATTGCCGCAGTCGAAACAATTGTCAAAAGACTTGAAAACAAACCCATTACAGTCGAAGTTAAAGACCCTAAAACCGGCAATGTTCAAAATGTTTTATTTGATGCCCATTCAGCCAGGCAACTTTCAAGAGGATATTCAAATAGCCTGGAATCATGGCCGGCCGACATTATAACCCTCTATAATGGAGACTTTACAAAAGCCGCAGAAAATGTGATTAAAAAGTATAAAAATAGCGAGCGCACTTTCAAAACTGCAAGTTATTATGTGCTTGATTGCGGATCAGGAATAACTGCAGAGCGACTTGAAGAACATTTGGCAGACCCTGCTACTCAAATTCTTGAAACCGGATGGGGTTACATCAATGGTTGTCCATGTTGGGACAGTGATTTAGGCGATGATTTCCGTAAAAATTTTGAAACAGATATTCCAACAGTAATTGTTCAGGGTACATGGGATAGAAGCACTCCTTATGAAAATGCACTCGAATTAGTTCCTTACTTTAAAGACTCTAAATTTATTCCTTTTAAAAGAGGACCTCATGGTGCAATAAAAGTTGCGTTGCAAGTTTCAGAGGATTTTAAAAAAGGCATACTTAGATTTGTGGAAAGTGGTGACCGTTCTGAATTACCCGATAAAGTGGAACTACCAACTCTCAAATGGACAGTGCCCCAAATTAAATAA
- a CDS encoding aminotransferase class V-fold PLP-dependent enzyme → MRQYNTNGLFPAKLLKEIRNQFVYVDWDPYTGKRIFFEAASGSCRPKGVVEAMAKETALPDQQGRLNPGAAHSDEITAKGIADLMTFFGAKSGQTIPGWSSSHVIYRITDAVLSSVPGTNVVTTGLDHASVRSALTQFAEKYHKEERIAEPDLETGSVKISNILSKIDKNTCFLVVTHLSNVTGEIYDVKTIVEEARKIKPDLFIMVDGVQYTPSGLVDVEDIGADAYVMAPYKNYGVKGCGYAHASDRLANLPHWKYIFKPSNSWDLGGVEHQSYAAWSAVVDYLCWLGSFFNSSLDRRELVVTAMNRIKAHQEGLLSILLKGTDETPGFDQMEKVTVYGMGDDLTKQSLLVGFNIEGIESERVCELYKEKQLRLHAPGHDPFFAAMLKQLGISSFVRLSGSHYNSPEEIEIFLKATASIIN, encoded by the coding sequence ATGAGACAATATAATACGAATGGATTATTCCCAGCTAAGTTATTAAAAGAAATCAGAAATCAGTTTGTTTATGTTGATTGGGATCCATATACAGGCAAACGCATATTTTTTGAAGCTGCTTCTGGTTCTTGCCGGCCAAAAGGAGTTGTTGAAGCAATGGCTAAAGAAACTGCCCTGCCCGACCAGCAAGGAAGGCTTAATCCAGGTGCAGCTCATTCAGACGAGATTACGGCTAAAGGAATTGCAGACCTGATGACTTTTTTTGGTGCAAAATCAGGCCAGACAATACCTGGCTGGAGCAGCAGTCATGTTATTTACAGAATTACGGATGCTGTGTTATCATCAGTTCCCGGAACAAATGTAGTCACAACAGGTCTCGACCACGCTTCGGTAAGAAGTGCATTAACCCAATTTGCAGAAAAATACCATAAGGAAGAACGCATCGCAGAACCCGATTTAGAAACTGGTTCTGTTAAGATTTCAAATATTTTAAGTAAAATTGACAAAAACACTTGTTTTCTGGTCGTTACCCACTTATCAAATGTTACAGGCGAAATATATGATGTAAAAACCATTGTTGAAGAGGCAAGAAAAATTAAACCTGATTTATTTATCATGGTTGACGGTGTTCAATACACACCATCAGGACTTGTTGATGTTGAAGATATTGGAGCTGATGCTTACGTTATGGCTCCTTATAAAAATTATGGCGTTAAAGGCTGTGGTTACGCCCATGCTTCAGACAGGTTAGCAAATCTGCCCCACTGGAAATACATTTTTAAACCATCAAATAGCTGGGATTTAGGCGGAGTTGAACACCAATCATATGCAGCCTGGTCGGCTGTTGTCGATTATTTATGCTGGCTTGGGAGCTTTTTTAACAGCTCTCTCGACAGAAGAGAACTTGTCGTAACGGCAATGAACAGAATTAAAGCCCATCAGGAAGGCCTTTTATCAATCTTGCTTAAAGGAACCGATGAAACTCCCGGATTTGATCAAATGGAAAAAGTTACAGTTTATGGAATGGGAGATGATCTAACAAAACAATCGTTGCTAGTCGGATTTAATATTGAAGGTATCGAATCTGAAAGAGTTTGTGAATTATATAAAGAAAAACAACTCAGGCTTCATGCCCCCGGGCATGATCCATTCTTTGCAGCCATGTTAAAACAACTCGGGATTTCAAGTTTTGTAAGACTCTCAGGCTCTCACTATAATTCGCCAGAAGAGATTGAAATTTTTCTGAAAGCGACTGCTTCTATCATTAATTAG
- a CDS encoding RagB/SusD family nutrient uptake outer membrane protein, which produces MKKLINKISGKSPLIAILVVFFTVSCSKDFLELQPEQAVSMSQALKTNADFNAAITGCYDGLQSGNYYGKFFIMTPDVMSDDAKGGALVNRASDWHSYQGSSTDRSNLAENIWSIGYRVIDRANRILESGTDLNINEIKGQAYAFRALAHFDLVRIYAQHYTFTADASHLGVPIVTTVDPLAKPARNTVKEVYDQVIADFNSSLQLINDNKNSFYFSKNVVKALLSRVYLYKEDWTNSVAMANDVINSGKYSLVSNANYAKIFSTDHSAETIFEIDMNPTDNNGSGSLAGNYLATGYAEYLPSMDLVNLIPNGDVRKTLFKEDTKLGGGDFGWLRVNKYSNALGYDNTPVIRLSEVYLNRAEANYHLNNASAAQADVNLIRKRGLPTAASVTATGAALLEEILLERRIELSFEGHRLWDLTRNKKGVFRNNCTSTTCSVPYPDNRFVLAIGKFEIDANENIIQNPGY; this is translated from the coding sequence ATGAAAAAACTTATAAATAAAATATCAGGAAAGTCTCCGCTGATAGCAATATTGGTTGTGTTTTTCACGGTATCATGTTCAAAAGATTTTCTGGAGTTACAGCCGGAACAAGCAGTTTCAATGAGTCAGGCTTTGAAAACTAACGCTGATTTTAATGCCGCTATTACAGGATGTTATGATGGATTGCAAAGCGGAAACTATTATGGTAAATTCTTTATTATGACTCCCGATGTTATGAGTGATGATGCCAAAGGAGGTGCTCTTGTTAACAGGGCTTCTGATTGGCATTCATACCAAGGATCATCTACCGATCGAAGTAACTTGGCTGAGAATATCTGGTCAATTGGTTATAGGGTTATTGATCGTGCTAACAGAATTTTGGAATCAGGAACTGATCTGAATATTAATGAAATTAAAGGTCAGGCCTATGCTTTTAGAGCACTTGCTCATTTTGATTTAGTTCGTATATATGCACAGCATTATACTTTTACCGCAGATGCATCACATTTGGGTGTGCCAATTGTTACAACAGTTGATCCATTAGCAAAACCTGCGCGTAATACGGTCAAAGAAGTTTATGATCAGGTAATTGCCGATTTTAATTCATCACTTCAATTGATCAATGACAATAAAAACTCTTTTTACTTTTCAAAAAATGTTGTAAAAGCCTTATTGTCAAGAGTATATCTTTACAAAGAGGATTGGACTAATTCAGTGGCTATGGCGAATGATGTCATTAACAGTGGTAAATATTCTCTGGTAAGCAATGCGAATTATGCCAAAATTTTCAGTACTGATCATAGCGCTGAAACAATCTTCGAAATTGACATGAACCCTACTGATAACAATGGCAGCGGTTCCCTTGCAGGTAATTATTTAGCTACAGGATATGCCGAATACTTACCATCCATGGATCTGGTAAATCTTATTCCCAATGGTGATGTTCGCAAAACATTGTTCAAAGAAGATACTAAACTTGGTGGTGGGGATTTTGGCTGGTTAAGGGTTAATAAATATAGCAATGCTTTAGGTTATGACAATACTCCTGTAATTCGACTCTCAGAAGTTTATCTTAACCGAGCTGAGGCCAACTATCATTTGAATAATGCAAGTGCTGCTCAGGCTGATGTGAATCTTATTCGTAAGAGAGGTTTACCAACTGCCGCCAGTGTAACGGCAACAGGGGCTGCACTTCTAGAAGAAATATTACTTGAAAGAAGAATTGAGCTCTCATTCGAAGGTCATAGATTATGGGATTTAACCAGAAATAAAAAGGGAGTTTTCAGAAATAATTGCACATCAACAACGTGTTCTGTTCCTTATCCTGATAATCGTTTCGTTTTAGCAATTGGTAAATTTGAGATTGATGCTAATGAGAATATTATTCAAAATCCAGGTTACTAG
- a CDS encoding helix-turn-helix transcriptional regulator, protein MTENIVAENLRPFLSIAKMIGSSFGRNCEVILHDLSIPQKSVVFVVNGHVTGRKVGQPFDHLLSIVLSSKDFKDDYLANYQTVAKDGRLIKSSTVLIRDAKNYLIGALCINYDISMAQPIQNFINDFVSTNTTVKRESALAERIPESFDNEPESSDNITETTNDLIRRIIGNVDIKSMKRKARVSLIQFMEEKGVFLIKGSIDTVAEMMQISKVTVYSYLDVLKKQKLNK, encoded by the coding sequence ATGACAGAAAATATAGTTGCAGAAAACTTAAGACCATTTTTATCCATCGCCAAAATGATTGGATCTAGTTTCGGAAGAAATTGTGAAGTTATCCTTCATGATCTCTCAATTCCACAAAAATCAGTTGTTTTTGTTGTAAATGGGCATGTTACTGGACGTAAAGTTGGTCAACCTTTTGATCACCTTTTAAGTATTGTGTTGTCTTCCAAAGATTTTAAAGATGACTATTTAGCAAATTATCAAACTGTCGCTAAAGATGGTAGGTTGATCAAATCTTCTACCGTCTTAATTCGAGATGCTAAGAATTACTTAATTGGAGCTCTATGTATAAATTACGATATTTCAATGGCACAACCGATTCAAAATTTTATCAATGATTTTGTTTCAACCAATACAACTGTAAAAAGAGAATCTGCATTAGCTGAAAGAATTCCTGAATCCTTTGATAACGAACCAGAATCGTCTGATAATATTACTGAGACTACCAACGATTTAATCAGAAGAATTATTGGGAACGTTGATATAAAAAGCATGAAGCGGAAGGCAAGAGTTTCACTCATACAGTTTATGGAAGAAAAGGGAGTCTTTCTGATAAAAGGGTCAATTGATACGGTTGCAGAAATGATGCAAATATCAAAAGTTACGGTTTACAGCTATCTCGATGTTCTAAAAAAACAGAAGCTTAATAAATAA